A genomic window from Lotus japonicus ecotype B-129 chromosome 1, LjGifu_v1.2 includes:
- the LOC130730127 gene encoding protein EARLY RESPONSIVE TO DEHYDRATION 15 has translation MALVSGARSTLNPNAPLYIPAAFRQVEDFSPEWWQLVTTLTWYHDFWLSQQHDDGAFYGNNVVGEDDVLDLLPDSFDLDAGEDLSVMEAQLEEFIRSCETQGPYNNVVEPELGSKTLTA, from the exons ATGGCATTAGTTTCTGGAGCAAGGTCAACACTAAACCCTAATGCACCTCTTTACATTCCGGCTGCGTTCCGCCAAGTGGAGGATTTTTCTCCGGAATGGTGGCAGCTGGTGACCACACTAACATGGTACCATGACTTCTGGCTCAGCCAGCAACATGATGATGGTGCCTTCTATGGCAACAATGTTGTTGGTGAGGATGATGTGCTTGATTTGCTTCCTGATTCTTTCGATCTTGATGCCGGTGAAGATCTTTCCGTCATGGAAGCTCAGCTTGAAGAGTTTATTCGATCGTGTGAAACCCAAG GACCCTACAACAATGTTGTGGAACCAGAGCTTGGATCAAAGACATTAACTGCGTGA